The Litchfieldia alkalitelluris genome has a window encoding:
- a CDS encoding aspartyl-phosphate phosphatase Spo0E family protein, with the protein MEQIVNERIKVEAQVYTLRSQMIDSAKNNGFTDPETIKLSQQLDSLLNLIQFKRSKKM; encoded by the coding sequence ATGGAACAAATTGTAAATGAAAGAATAAAAGTTGAGGCTCAAGTCTATACTTTAAGAAGTCAAATGATAGATTCAGCCAAAAACAATGGGTTTACTGATCCTGAAACAATCAAATTAAGTCAACAATTAGACTCTCTACTTAATTTGATTCAATTTAAACGCTCTAAAAAAATGTAG
- a CDS encoding HNH endonuclease, whose translation MVVFRGMGRVVNTVVGEAAKGGVKIVSKAVSSKNEKLGEYVDDLGNSVIEASKGAVDSVTQFADGTVRGVYGAVKKDEYHKQRGWADITDSTGRTVRGIGSSIKYTVKSAGITVNGLKNRDREQILHGVKNLGKVAAVTTLAVGIIDIVDGPDAVNAQEIDTRNSSLAGLEHAETGVLFEAKTIEWPSGEFQTGTFPVFDSQFSVVIAEEVYTSSDQAHFNIANDTLYQSIQENPGLANDLGLSSYDVQVLQNGITPEGFDWHHHEQPGVLQLVDEETHQDTGHTGGRSIWGGGSEYR comes from the coding sequence ATGGTCGTATTTCGGGGTATGGGCAGGGTTGTAAATACTGTCGTTGGTGAGGCCGCAAAAGGCGGAGTAAAGATTGTTAGTAAGGCTGTTTCATCTAAGAATGAAAAACTTGGTGAATATGTCGATGATTTAGGAAATAGTGTGATTGAAGCATCAAAGGGGGCGGTGGACTCTGTTACTCAATTTGCAGACGGGACAGTAAGAGGCGTTTACGGTGCTGTAAAAAAAGATGAATACCATAAACAAAGAGGGTGGGCTGATATTACGGACTCTACTGGTCGAACGGTCAGGGGAATTGGCTCAAGCATTAAGTATACGGTTAAGAGTGCTGGTATCACTGTGAATGGTTTAAAGAATAGGGATAGAGAACAAATTCTCCACGGTGTGAAGAATTTAGGAAAGGTTGCCGCAGTCACAACTCTAGCGGTTGGAATTATTGATATTGTAGACGGGCCGGATGCTGTAAACGCACAGGAAATTGATACAAGAAATAGTAGTTTAGCGGGGTTGGAACATGCTGAGACAGGTGTGCTTTTTGAAGCAAAAACAATTGAATGGCCAAGCGGAGAATTTCAAACGGGAACATTCCCAGTATTTGATTCACAATTCAGTGTTGTTATAGCAGAAGAAGTATATACTTCAAGTGACCAGGCTCATTTTAATATTGCAAATGACACATTGTATCAGTCAATTCAAGAGAACCCTGGTCTGGCAAATGATTTAGGACTATCCTCGTACGATGTACAAGTTCTTCAGAATGGAATTACACCCGAAGGATTTGATTGGCACCATCACGAGCAGCCAGGTGTTTTGCAGTTAGTTGATGAAGAAACTCACCAAGATACAGGACACACTGGTGGTAGAAGTATTTGGGGTGGAGGTAGTGAGTATCGGTAA
- a CDS encoding D-lyxose/D-mannose family sugar isomerase, with product MLTKQEYIDAREKTLELLNNAGIVLSDLEQQEIEVADFGLEQLETQGLQLITYINNDHYCAKELVLFPHQTCPEHKHPPIGEVAGKTETFRCRLGKVFLYIEGSTSATINASIPESSKEYYTVFHEVELNPGDQFTIPPNTLHWFQAGEEGAIVSEFSTTSRDEFDIFTDPTIHRIPVVEE from the coding sequence ATGTTAACAAAACAAGAATATATTGATGCACGAGAGAAGACATTAGAACTGTTAAATAATGCAGGAATTGTATTGAGTGATCTCGAACAGCAAGAGATCGAAGTTGCAGACTTCGGTTTAGAACAGTTAGAAACTCAAGGGTTACAATTAATCACCTATATTAACAATGATCATTATTGTGCAAAGGAATTAGTATTATTTCCACATCAAACTTGTCCTGAGCATAAGCATCCACCAATTGGTGAAGTGGCCGGAAAGACAGAAACTTTTCGTTGCCGTCTAGGGAAAGTGTTTTTATATATTGAGGGTTCAACTTCAGCGACGATAAACGCTAGTATTCCAGAATCAAGTAAAGAGTATTACACTGTATTTCATGAGGTTGAATTGAATCCGGGTGATCAGTTCACGATACCCCCTAATACTCTACATTGGTTTCAAGCTGGAGAAGAGGGAGCAATTGTTTCTGAGTTTTCAACAACGAGTAGAGATGAATTTGATATTTTCACAGATCCAACTATTCATCGAATTCCGGTTGTTGAAGAATGA
- a CDS encoding DUF1801 domain-containing protein: MYELKTKENEASVIEFIEKVDSVKKREDAYKLLDIFTETTGFPAKMWGDSIIGFGSYHYKYASGHEGDAALVGFSPRKAKISLYFATGDTKREELLKDFGKHTTGKACVYINKIDDINVDVLKALINQSIHFLRETYPE; the protein is encoded by the coding sequence TTGTACGAATTAAAAACAAAAGAAAATGAAGCAAGTGTAATTGAGTTTATTGAAAAAGTAGATAGTGTAAAAAAACGTGAAGATGCTTATAAGCTGTTAGATATCTTCACTGAGACTACTGGGTTTCCTGCAAAAATGTGGGGTGACAGTATTATTGGCTTCGGTTCATATCATTACAAATATGCATCCGGACATGAAGGCGATGCAGCACTCGTTGGTTTCTCCCCACGTAAAGCCAAAATAAGCTTATACTTCGCGACGGGAGATACTAAGAGAGAGGAGTTACTAAAGGACTTCGGAAAGCATACGACAGGAAAAGCATGTGTGTACATAAATAAAATAGATGATATAAATGTTGATGTCTTAAAAGCATTAATCAACCAATCTATACACTTTTTAAGAGAGACGTATCCTGAATAA
- a CDS encoding eIF2A family protein produces MRYRNLLLLLFINCFLFSSVANAEVPLTAAFVRDHQLWIKNGDEEIQVTKGQYVYSPKWSYDGRFIAYIDGDELGEKSNLFIYDTKKKENYQPYIIVETSDFKWSPVKNQLAYTSVGVLNVTKMKNNRPQGFENVSLGVSGFEWFPNGKEFIVSSQANLLPTGWGPIPLYRIPIGANLNPAKMKPFYTIKTKEPDLFAIYADDFKWSYEGEWVSFMAVPTASWSMDSNTLCVLSQEGEQFQVIGKMLGYRDWMKWAPSSNQLAYISGEGRFFVDNKSLAIQDVPATARQKEYTPEGFVDLDLEWFSEDMMIVARSKENKEWDEGPVPTMYTALYGVNLITKEQNQISFPKKNELDVNPEVVGSYISWFRKTGEEMKGDVWLKDGLDGQEHIWLKNVGSPPVFYKQN; encoded by the coding sequence ATGAGATATCGGAATTTATTATTATTATTATTTATAAACTGTTTTCTTTTTTCATCAGTGGCAAATGCTGAAGTACCACTAACCGCTGCATTTGTAAGAGACCACCAACTATGGATTAAAAACGGTGATGAAGAAATACAGGTAACAAAGGGGCAATATGTGTATTCTCCAAAGTGGTCATATGATGGTCGATTTATTGCGTATATTGATGGCGATGAACTTGGAGAAAAATCGAATTTGTTCATTTATGACACCAAGAAAAAAGAAAACTACCAGCCCTACATAATTGTTGAAACATCAGATTTTAAATGGTCGCCTGTAAAAAATCAACTAGCTTACACCTCAGTTGGTGTATTGAATGTGACAAAAATGAAGAATAATCGTCCACAAGGTTTTGAAAATGTCTCTTTAGGTGTTAGCGGTTTTGAATGGTTTCCAAATGGAAAAGAGTTTATCGTATCTTCACAAGCAAACTTACTGCCAACTGGCTGGGGGCCAATCCCACTTTATCGAATTCCTATCGGTGCAAATCTTAATCCAGCTAAAATGAAGCCTTTTTATACGATTAAGACAAAAGAACCTGACTTGTTTGCCATTTATGCTGATGACTTTAAGTGGAGTTATGAGGGAGAGTGGGTGAGTTTTATGGCTGTTCCTACTGCTTCTTGGTCGATGGATAGCAATACATTATGTGTTTTATCTCAAGAGGGAGAACAGTTTCAAGTGATTGGAAAAATGCTAGGATACCGAGATTGGATGAAATGGGCTCCATCTTCTAATCAACTAGCTTATATTTCCGGGGAGGGAAGGTTTTTCGTAGATAACAAAAGTCTTGCTATACAAGATGTGCCAGCCACTGCTAGGCAAAAGGAATATACACCTGAAGGATTTGTTGATCTTGATTTAGAATGGTTTTCTGAAGATATGATGATTGTTGCTCGTTCTAAGGAGAATAAAGAGTGGGACGAAGGTCCTGTTCCTACAATGTATACAGCACTTTATGGAGTTAATTTAATCACTAAAGAGCAAAACCAAATCTCTTTTCCAAAAAAGAACGAACTTGATGTAAACCCGGAAGTTGTTGGTTCATACATATCATGGTTTCGTAAGACAGGAGAAGAAATGAAAGGTGATGTATGGCTAAAGGATGGATTAGATGGACAAGAGCATATATGGCTCAAAAATGTTGGATCACCACCAGTTTTTTATAAGCAAAATTAA
- the rbsK gene encoding ribokinase has product MTHSNRILVIGSYNMDLSFHVTRLPKPGETLIGKSFHKGPGGKGSNQAIAAARLGGEVSFMGCIGDDLFGKEALEMFAVENIDTDYLLVNPEQNTGIASIVVDESAENQIIVTPGANYYLLPEDIENKVDFQEFSWLVIQLEVPFPTVKRAIELAKQSGTKIILNPAPYMEESIEILPFVDLFIPNETEAELVSGVSISNMDDVEHAAKIILEKGAKQVVITLGSRGVYMASTAENQFYGEHLVAQKVKAIDTTGAGDCFVGALAVALSEDKTLRESVRFAISAAGLSVQRMGAGTGMPYREELN; this is encoded by the coding sequence ATGACTCATTCTAATCGGATACTTGTTATCGGTAGTTATAACATGGATTTATCATTTCATGTGACGAGATTACCAAAGCCAGGAGAAACATTAATAGGGAAAAGTTTTCACAAAGGACCTGGAGGAAAAGGCTCAAACCAAGCAATTGCTGCTGCTAGATTAGGTGGAGAGGTTTCATTTATGGGATGCATCGGTGATGATCTATTCGGTAAAGAAGCACTGGAGATGTTTGCGGTTGAGAACATTGATACTGACTATTTACTGGTTAACCCGGAACAGAATACCGGAATAGCCAGCATCGTTGTTGATGAATCAGCGGAAAATCAAATCATTGTAACTCCAGGTGCCAATTATTACTTACTACCAGAGGATATAGAGAATAAGGTTGATTTTCAAGAGTTTTCTTGGCTCGTCATTCAATTGGAAGTTCCTTTTCCGACGGTTAAAAGAGCGATTGAACTTGCAAAACAAAGCGGAACAAAAATTATACTAAACCCTGCTCCATATATGGAGGAGAGCATTGAAATTTTACCATTTGTAGACTTGTTTATCCCAAATGAAACAGAAGCTGAGCTCGTTTCTGGAGTCTCAATTTCAAATATGGATGATGTTGAACATGCTGCAAAAATCATACTTGAAAAAGGTGCAAAACAAGTTGTTATCACATTAGGTAGTAGAGGAGTGTACATGGCGTCAACTGCCGAAAATCAGTTTTACGGAGAGCATCTAGTAGCCCAAAAAGTAAAGGCGATTGATACAACAGGTGCTGGCGATTGCTTTGTTGGTGCTTTAGCTGTTGCGCTCTCTGAAGATAAAACACTTAGGGAGTCAGTGCGATTTGCGATCAGTGCAGCGGGATTATCGGTGCAAAGAATGGGTGCCGGGACTGGGATGCCTTATAGGGAGGAACTAAATTGA
- a CDS encoding S1C family serine protease, with product MNDLINNNSITEIEEPKKFKKAKKRRGVFTLVTGGVIGSMLTLGVAPYIGYVEDLYSQVHAKVSQFTGQEESNTEQVAIQETPVTSVSTSTTSSGSLADMVEEASKAIVGIVNLQAQTGRNIYSNSTNSDTVESGTGTGVIFQIDKQSAYVVTNNHVIENATELEITVYGGEKTTAEVIGADPLTDLAVLKIDAEYATSHLDFGDSSTLRAGETVLAIGNPLGLEFSNTVTQGIVSAVDRTISVTTSAGQWDLNVIQTDAAINPGNSGGALINTSGQLVGINSLKIAVDGVEGLGFAIPSNDLVPIINEMIKTGQVERPYMGVGLASLEEVPSMYLQHLPQTIEGGAMVTTIDSNSAAAQAGLKVQDVIVSMNNQPITSSDDLRKYLYTELKVGDKVSLEVYRAGDKINMELTLTSSNKIS from the coding sequence ATGAATGATTTAATTAACAATAATAGCATTACTGAAATAGAAGAACCGAAAAAGTTTAAAAAAGCAAAAAAGAGAAGAGGGGTTTTTACACTAGTAACTGGTGGAGTGATTGGCTCAATGCTCACGCTGGGTGTTGCTCCTTACATCGGTTATGTAGAAGATTTGTATTCTCAGGTTCACGCAAAGGTATCTCAGTTTACTGGACAAGAAGAAAGTAACACTGAACAAGTGGCTATACAAGAAACTCCTGTAACAAGTGTATCAACTTCGACAACTTCGTCTGGTTCGTTGGCAGACATGGTAGAGGAAGCGTCCAAAGCGATTGTTGGAATCGTTAATTTACAAGCACAAACTGGGCGGAACATTTATTCGAATTCTACTAATTCAGACACTGTTGAAAGTGGCACAGGTACGGGTGTGATTTTTCAAATAGATAAACAAAGCGCATATGTTGTTACGAATAATCATGTGATTGAGAATGCAACTGAGCTTGAAATCACTGTGTATGGTGGAGAAAAGACAACGGCTGAGGTCATTGGTGCAGATCCTTTAACTGATTTAGCGGTGTTAAAAATTGATGCTGAATATGCAACTAGTCATCTAGATTTCGGTGACTCAAGTACTCTTAGAGCGGGTGAAACAGTCTTGGCGATAGGAAATCCTCTTGGTCTTGAGTTTTCAAATACAGTTACTCAAGGTATTGTTAGTGCTGTTGACAGAACTATTTCTGTTACAACTTCAGCAGGACAATGGGACTTAAACGTCATACAGACTGATGCAGCAATTAACCCTGGTAACAGTGGTGGAGCTCTTATTAATACCTCAGGTCAATTAGTTGGTATTAATAGTTTGAAAATCGCTGTCGATGGAGTTGAGGGCTTAGGCTTTGCGATTCCTAGCAATGATTTAGTGCCTATTATTAATGAAATGATTAAAACTGGACAAGTTGAGCGCCCATATATGGGAGTTGGCTTAGCTAGTTTAGAAGAAGTTCCTTCCATGTACCTTCAACATCTACCACAAACTATTGAGGGTGGGGCAATGGTGACGACGATCGATTCCAATTCAGCAGCGGCTCAAGCTGGGTTAAAAGTCCAAGATGTAATTGTATCAATGAATAATCAACCTATCACAAGTTCAGATGATTTGCGAAAGTATTTATATACAGAGCTTAAAGTAGGTGACAAAGTATCTCTTGAGGTTTATCGTGCAGGGGATAAAATAAACATGGAGTTAACACTAACAAGTAGTAATAAAATTAGTTAA
- a CDS encoding malate:quinone oxidoreductase gives MLHLLYKFKGKRLVKMSNGETKTDVILIGAGIMSATLGTLLKELVPEWEITVFEKLSKAGEESSNEWNNAGTGHAALCELNYTNERPDGSVDISKAIKVNEQFQVSMQFWSHLVNSKLIANPQDFIRQLPHMSLVHGEENVTFLKKRFEALSNNPLFQGMEFSDNTEKLMEWIPLVMQNRTSKEPIAATKIDTGTDVNFGALTNMLFEHLESKDVVMNYNRSVNDIKRTSDGSWKLKVRNSVTGNVEHHTAKFVFIGGGGGSIHLLQKSGIPEGRRIGGFPVSGIFMVCNNPDVVAQHHAKVYGKAKVGAPPMSVPHLDTRFIDNKKTLLFGPFAGFSPRFLKNGSMFDLITSVKPDNLVTMLAAGAKNMSLTKYLIQQVLLSKEKRMEELREFIPNAKSEDWDLIVAGQRVQVIKDTEEGGKGTLQFGTEVVSAVDGSIAALLGASPGASTAVHVMLEVLTKCFPEHINEWEPKIKQMIPSYGLSLMDNPKLLQNIHTSTAETLRLSEKEPVFC, from the coding sequence ATGCTACATCTTCTTTACAAATTCAAGGGGAAAAGGTTGGTAAAAATGAGCAACGGAGAAACTAAAACAGACGTCATTCTTATTGGCGCTGGAATTATGAGTGCAACTTTAGGAACACTTTTAAAAGAATTAGTACCAGAATGGGAAATAACAGTGTTTGAGAAACTCTCAAAAGCAGGAGAGGAAAGCTCTAACGAGTGGAATAATGCCGGTACGGGTCATGCTGCACTTTGCGAGCTTAACTACACGAATGAAAGACCTGATGGATCTGTAGATATTAGTAAAGCTATAAAAGTGAATGAACAATTTCAAGTTTCAATGCAATTTTGGTCACATCTTGTAAATAGTAAGCTGATAGCTAACCCACAGGATTTCATTAGACAATTGCCTCACATGAGTTTAGTGCATGGAGAAGAAAATGTGACTTTCTTAAAAAAGCGTTTTGAAGCGCTGTCAAATAACCCTCTATTCCAGGGGATGGAATTTTCGGATAACACTGAGAAATTAATGGAATGGATTCCGTTAGTTATGCAAAACCGTACATCGAAAGAGCCCATTGCTGCAACAAAAATTGACACAGGAACGGATGTTAACTTTGGCGCTTTAACAAACATGCTATTTGAACATTTAGAGAGTAAAGATGTGGTTATGAACTACAATCGTAGTGTTAACGATATTAAACGCACTAGTGACGGCTCGTGGAAATTAAAGGTACGCAATTCGGTTACAGGTAACGTAGAACATCATACAGCGAAATTCGTCTTTATCGGAGGCGGTGGTGGAAGTATCCATTTACTTCAAAAATCCGGTATCCCTGAAGGAAGACGTATTGGTGGATTCCCTGTAAGCGGTATATTTATGGTGTGTAATAATCCGGATGTTGTCGCCCAGCATCATGCAAAGGTATATGGAAAAGCAAAGGTTGGTGCTCCGCCAATGTCTGTTCCACATCTAGATACACGATTTATTGACAATAAAAAAACGTTACTATTTGGGCCTTTTGCTGGCTTCTCACCAAGGTTTCTAAAAAATGGGTCAATGTTTGATTTGATCACTTCTGTAAAACCAGATAATCTCGTAACCATGCTGGCAGCAGGTGCAAAAAACATGTCATTGACGAAATACTTAATTCAGCAAGTGCTGCTATCAAAAGAAAAGCGTATGGAAGAGTTGCGTGAATTTATCCCAAATGCTAAAAGTGAAGATTGGGATTTAATCGTAGCTGGCCAACGTGTGCAAGTAATTAAAGATACCGAAGAAGGCGGAAAAGGAACGCTTCAATTTGGTACTGAAGTTGTTAGTGCAGTTGACGGTTCAATTGCCGCATTGCTTGGTGCTTCTCCAGGTGCATCGACTGCCGTTCACGTCATGCTAGAAGTATTAACAAAATGCTTCCCAGAACATATCAATGAATGGGAACCGAAAATTAAACAAATGATTCCGTCTTACGGTCTATCTCTAATGGATAACCCTAAGCTTCTGCAAAATATTCACACTTCAACTGCAGAGACTCTTCGCTTGAGCGAAAAAGAGCCGGTTTTTTGTTAA
- a CDS encoding alpha/beta hydrolase: MKRKITIISVIIVLVLTIAYVFVGNYFYNFALLANQEKEFLQDNPHLEESEAVMADVAQADELANEEFKLKHTPSAMSIVSNDKLQLKLHADVYQNEKANHHWAIVVHGYTSNAAGMTRWIRNFHDKGYNVLAPDLRGHGKSEGNYIGMGWHDRKDILLWINEIIQIDPKAEIALFGISMGGATVMMTSGEELPSNVKVIVEDCGYASVSDVFIYQLDDLFGLPEFPVLNAANTITKIRAGYDLYEASAIEQVAKSKVPMLFIHGDQDTFVPYEMVDEVYEAAQVDKEKLVIPGAGHGEAAKVDPEVYWSTVWSFVDQYIQ; encoded by the coding sequence TTGAAAAGGAAAATAACAATCATATCAGTAATTATTGTTTTGGTTTTAACCATTGCTTACGTATTTGTTGGTAACTATTTTTACAACTTTGCGCTTCTTGCAAATCAAGAGAAAGAGTTTTTGCAGGATAATCCTCATTTAGAAGAAAGTGAAGCGGTTATGGCTGATGTAGCCCAAGCAGATGAGCTAGCAAATGAAGAATTTAAGTTGAAACATACACCATCAGCAATGTCGATTGTATCTAATGATAAGCTGCAGCTTAAGTTACATGCAGATGTTTATCAAAACGAAAAAGCAAATCATCATTGGGCCATTGTTGTTCACGGTTATACGAGTAATGCAGCAGGGATGACAAGGTGGATCCGTAATTTCCACGATAAGGGATACAATGTTCTTGCCCCTGATCTTCGTGGACATGGCAAAAGTGAAGGGAATTACATTGGTATGGGGTGGCATGATCGAAAGGATATTTTGTTATGGATTAATGAAATTATTCAAATTGATCCTAAGGCCGAAATCGCCTTATTCGGTATTTCTATGGGCGGAGCAACGGTGATGATGACATCGGGTGAAGAGCTTCCTTCTAATGTAAAAGTGATTGTCGAGGACTGCGGTTACGCATCAGTTAGTGATGTGTTCATTTATCAGTTGGATGATTTATTCGGCTTGCCTGAGTTCCCAGTACTAAACGCTGCCAATACAATCACAAAAATACGTGCAGGCTATGACTTATATGAAGCCTCCGCCATAGAACAAGTTGCCAAAAGTAAGGTTCCAATGTTATTTATACACGGAGACCAAGATACGTTTGTTCCATATGAAATGGTAGATGAAGTGTATGAAGCTGCACAGGTAGATAAAGAAAAGCTTGTGATTCCAGGAGCAGGGCATGGTGAAGCAGCAAAAGTAGACCCTGAAGTTTATTGGAGCACCGTTTGGAGCTTTGTCGATCAATATATTCAATAA
- a CDS encoding YnfA family protein yields MTYAIILFILAGVAEIGGGYLIWLWLREGKPFYWGIFGGIALALYGVIATFQTFPSFGRVYAAYGGVFIVLSVLWGWGIDKKTPDLYDWVGAGICIVGVSVMLFAPRQ; encoded by the coding sequence ATGACTTATGCAATTATTTTATTTATTTTAGCTGGAGTTGCTGAAATCGGTGGAGGTTATCTTATTTGGCTTTGGTTGAGAGAAGGGAAACCATTTTATTGGGGCATCTTCGGTGGTATTGCCCTGGCATTATATGGTGTGATCGCAACATTTCAAACATTCCCTTCATTCGGTAGAGTTTATGCCGCATATGGAGGAGTATTTATCGTTCTTTCGGTGTTATGGGGCTGGGGAATTGATAAGAAAACCCCTGATTTATATGATTGGGTAGGGGCTGGTATTTGTATAGTGGGGGTATCAGTCATGTTGTTTGCTCCTCGTCAATAA
- a CDS encoding peptidoglycan recognition protein family protein, with amino-acid sequence MKKLVVVSLSFLLFMQVNLNIAFADNHPRNLYDIKAGDTLWKIAHTYGTSIGDLKLVNGLQSDLIRVGQRLRVPLMYEVVSGDTLWKLSQSFDSSVQAIKTVNGLTADTIFIGQDIKIPPKKLNMQGQFILMTREEFRDWLFNQRFSRKIGKVQQHHTYQPSYKTFNGSNHFNLLRGMADYHMNTMKWNNISQHLTTFPDGTVAVGRPFNSPPQGSYGLKNPEAMLANQADALTIENVGDFNAGNDQMTKAQRETIITVTALLMLKFGLTPSIDSIQYHRWWDINTGERVLDKSEGHAVKTCPGTGFFGGNTTTDAKNNFYPLVEQKMQEIRATIQ; translated from the coding sequence ATGAAAAAACTAGTTGTAGTTTCATTAAGTTTTCTTCTTTTTATGCAAGTGAATTTGAATATAGCTTTTGCTGACAATCATCCAAGGAATTTATATGATATTAAAGCAGGAGATACTTTATGGAAAATTGCTCATACATATGGTACATCTATTGGGGATTTAAAGCTAGTAAATGGACTGCAGTCTGATTTAATCAGAGTTGGCCAAAGGCTAAGAGTGCCACTCATGTATGAAGTGGTTTCTGGAGATACCTTATGGAAGCTGTCACAATCCTTTGATTCTTCAGTCCAAGCGATTAAAACAGTGAATGGCCTTACTGCCGATACGATCTTTATTGGTCAGGATATAAAAATTCCTCCGAAAAAACTAAACATGCAGGGTCAATTTATTCTGATGACAAGGGAAGAGTTTAGGGATTGGTTATTTAATCAACGTTTTTCAAGAAAAATAGGGAAAGTTCAACAACATCACACCTATCAACCATCATATAAAACCTTCAATGGCTCGAATCATTTTAATCTGTTGAGAGGGATGGCAGATTATCATATGAATACAATGAAATGGAATAATATCAGTCAACATTTAACCACGTTTCCGGACGGGACGGTAGCTGTTGGTCGACCATTTAATTCACCACCACAAGGATCTTATGGGTTGAAAAATCCAGAGGCGATGCTGGCAAACCAGGCGGATGCCTTAACGATTGAAAACGTTGGCGATTTTAATGCAGGTAATGACCAAATGACAAAGGCACAAAGAGAAACAATCATTACTGTCACAGCTCTCCTCATGTTGAAATTTGGATTAACTCCTTCAATAGACAGTATCCAATATCATCGCTGGTGGGACATTAACACGGGTGAAAGAGTGTTAGATAAAAGTGAAGGACATGCCGTAAAAACATGCCCTGGTACTGGTTTCTTTGGAGGCAATACGACAACCGATGCTAAAAACAACTTCTATCCATTAGTTGAACAAAAAATGCAGGAAATAAGAGCTACAATTCAATAA
- a CDS encoding SIR2 family NAD-dependent protein deacylase — translation MTSSYQHHATLVNYMYQSKHTVILTGAGMSTESGIPDFRSRSGWWKDIDPLTVATEEALHKNYDLFHEFYSARLKGLGDIKPHKGHFIIAKWEQDGLVQSVATQNVDGLHHEAGSQNVDQLHGSIHSFRCHDCGMKGVKQQFLEKESCSNCGGHFRPNVVLFGEALPDDAWDSALFHIQKADLVIVIGTSLQVYPVSQLPRMTSGKTAFINKEIGSEQSFFDVTIEGSAGEALSVIEQLLNS, via the coding sequence ATGACTAGTTCATATCAACATCATGCTACTTTAGTTAACTATATGTATCAATCCAAACACACCGTGATTTTAACAGGGGCCGGCATGTCAACTGAAAGTGGAATCCCAGACTTTCGTTCACGCTCAGGTTGGTGGAAGGATATTGATCCATTAACCGTTGCAACCGAGGAAGCACTTCACAAGAATTATGATTTGTTCCATGAATTTTATAGTGCGAGATTAAAGGGACTAGGAGACATAAAGCCTCATAAAGGACATTTTATAATTGCAAAGTGGGAGCAAGATGGACTTGTTCAGAGTGTGGCAACTCAAAATGTCGATGGATTGCACCATGAGGCAGGAAGTCAAAACGTAGATCAACTACATGGTTCTATTCATTCATTTCGTTGTCATGATTGTGGAATGAAAGGCGTTAAGCAGCAATTTCTAGAGAAAGAAAGTTGTAGCAATTGCGGTGGCCATTTTCGTCCTAATGTTGTCTTGTTTGGAGAAGCGCTACCGGACGATGCCTGGGATTCTGCGTTATTTCATATACAAAAAGCAGACCTAGTAATTGTGATTGGCACTAGTCTTCAAGTATACCCAGTTAGTCAGCTGCCAAGAATGACGAGCGGGAAGACAGCTTTTATTAATAAAGAGATAGGTTCAGAACAATCATTTTTTGATGTAACGATTGAAGGTAGTGCGGGCGAAGCATTATCGGTTATCGAACAATTGTTGAATTCATAA